The genomic interval TGCACGACGTTACCCTGCCCGACGAACAGGCCTGTCGTGTCGATGCACTCCACGAGGCTGCCGCCCGAATTGGTTCGCAGATCCAGCACAATCATGTCGACTTGCCGGGACTGAAAATCGGAGAGGATCTTGTGTATGTCACGAGTCGCTGAGGTCCTGAGTTGTTGTTTTTCGTCCTTGATCCCCACATCTCGATAAAAGTAGCCGAGATAGATGTACCCGACCTTTCCGTCGCGACCGTCAGGCAATAGTTCGCCGCTCAAGACCGTTGACTGAGCGGTTTGCAAATCGAAAAGTTCCCGTGTGATTGAATAGGTCTTTGTTTCGAAGCCACCTCGGGGGATGACTTTGAGTCGAACGACCGTATTGGGCGTGCCACGAATCAGCTGCACAACATCGGCCAATTTTTTCTCGCGGATGTCCAGCAGTTCCCCGGAGTCTCCTTCGGCGACCGCAATGATACGATCGCCGACCTTTAACTTTCCGTGTTTATACGACGGACTACCGTAAACGATGGCTGCGACCTGAACATCACTGTCAACAATCTTCAACGACGCACCGATTCCCGTCAATTGCTGTTCGTTCTGAATGACAAAATCCCGCCAGCTCGAGGGCGAAATGTATTTGCTCTGGGGGTCATACGAACTGAGCAAAATCGACAATGCATCTTCCAAAAGATCCTCGTCGGACCTCTGCACAAGCTGATTGAGACGGGATGTCAAACGCACTTGAATCTTATGTCGGGCTTCATCGATATCGCTGCCACCGGCGATCTCTTGAAGCAACCAATACTTCAAGTATTTTCTCCATCGTTCTTGCAGGTCTGCCTCACTCGAGGCGAAAGGGCTGGACAAAAAGTCCGTGTCGATCGATTCATCGACATCAAAGTCATGAGTTTGATTCAGTAATGCTGGTAAACGCTCCGCTCTCTCGGCTACACGCTGGGTAAGACGCCGAAAGAATGTATAGAAGAACTCAATATCACCATCACGATACAGCGAATCCAATTCATATTCATAGCGTTTGAACTCATCAATGTCGGAGCGAAAGAGATACAGCCGTCTTGGATCAAATCCATCAACCATATGACTGAATGCGCGGCGGCTGATTTCATCGTCCAGGGGTCGGCCCGACAGGTGATGTTGAGCCAACATCGAGATTGCCGCCTTGACCACCATGACAGTCTTGGCGTCCGGCCCCGACAGATTGCGGAACTCTACGACGGGTTTCGAAGGAGTCGCTTTCGTCGTGGCTTCAGACTCTGCGGTTGCCGTCGACACGACGCTGCCCGGCAATTTGGCAGAATCTCGGTTCTGCATTGCGGCATCGCTGTAAATCGTGATCACCATCTCACCGCCCTTTGCCATGGTTCCGCCGGCCACCGGATTCTGTTCATAGACCGTGTGTGGCTGCACGCCCACCGGTGCAGGCAATCCAACCTTGAACTTCGCTGTCAAACCGGCGGCCGCGACAGCTTTCTTGGCGTCGGTAGCAGATCGTCCAATCAATACCGGAACATTTTTCCCCGACCGATTCACGGGGTTCGTTGAGTCGATGCTGACGTCTTGTCCAACCAGAACTTTTCCGGATGCTTGGTTGATCGTCGCAATCACCATCGAGTCATCCGACTGGCTGATGGTCGCGGTACCCACCGACGCTTCCCCCACACCGGGAACATCAACATAGATATTGCATTTGTCTCCTACCGCGGGGAGCAAATCACCCTGAATCTCTAAGCCAAGCTTGGTACCCTCGACGGATGTAATCACGCCTGCGAGATCATCCGCGACAACAACCGATGTCAGGACTGATGAGAAAACCATGCACGGGAAAACAAGTTGCTTGATCAGGTTCATTTCGACGTCTTGATGAGTTGACCGGTTCACGCGACAGAACGCTCATTCCGGATGTTTAATTTGCTGGACCCCTGAGACCAGTTTACCTCCCCAAACGAGCCGGGATTTAAGATCGATCCTTATTGTTGATCCAATCTCGCAAAATGGAGTGTAGACAATTGTTCAGCAGCGATGGCATCCAACGAAGGTAGCCGTCAGTTGTTCCCTCCGCCGAGACAAGCTCGACGAAAGGAGCTGGACTGCTCAAAGTTTGGTGTTGTTTCTTTTTGGGTTTGCGCAAGTTTATGTCGCTATTGCCGGCGCAGCTGGTGGCCCCCAGTGAGCCTCTGTCGCTAGCCGTGGGCCTGAGGCGGATTGTGGTGCCGGCCCACGGCTAGCGTCTGAGGCTCACTTTGATTGCGATGCATGGAACAAAAACATGGATTGAAAAAACAATGTCAACACCAAACGTTGAGCAGTCCAGCATAAAGGTCGGCAACTGTGGTCGCTCGGCATGGGCGGGCGATATCGCGTAGAATGGGCCGCGGTGCCGGGGCGTTCTCGAATGCGGAGTCCAGGAGCGAACAAAATGATTGAGCGAGTGGAGATCGGGGGATTGCAGTTTGTTGCCGATTCACAAGGCCGCTGCTGGGACGCAAAAATACCGTTGGACGGCTGGAACGAAGACGGTTCGCCGCTGCAGATGCCGATTCGCATCGAAGCCGGTAGCGATGACTACGCGTCGAAAATCGACCAGCCGAGCGACGCTCAGGTTGCCGCCGTCGAGTTTATCCTCGGCAATGGGAAACGTGTCTCTCAAGAAATCTTGGCCGAGGCGTTTGCTTATGCCAGTGACTATTGCCAAGACGATGAGTGGATGGAAGAGTCGATTCAATCGATCGACGACCTTCGTGATAGCCTGGAATCGCCGGAGTTGCTGGTCCAGATCCAGGAAGTCGATGGCATGGCCTGGTACGCCTTGGGCGCATCGGTGGACTGGGACATGGAACACGATTTTGGCATCGCGATGTGGAAAGACATCGTGTTGGAAGTCGGCCATGCGGATGTCACCTTCTCGACACCTAGCGGACTGATCTATCGCTGCATCGACCCGCAGCGGGAACCGACCAGAGAACGCGTGCTGGGCCAATTGCAACGCGAATGCGAGGAGATGGACGAACAAGCGATGGCGGTTTTCTGGGAAAACCTGCCGGCGGGGATTCAACTGGCCACGGCGATTTGTATCGAAGACCACGAGTTGGTGAAAACGTTGACCGAGCAAGGTGCCGACATCAATGCACCCACCGGGGATTATCCCGCAGCCATCTTTCGCGCGATGGAAACCCAAGAACCCGACACGGTGAAGCGGATGATTGCCGCGGGCGCTTCGCTGAAGGTCAAGAACGAACTGGACATGACGCCGCTGCAATGGGCTCAACACATGGTCGGCATGCACGAGCGGGGCGAACGCATGCGAAGTGGTGACTCAGGTGCGATCAACGAGATGCTCCGGGAATTGATGGGCGGTGATGACGACCATCCGTTGCAATCGATCATGGACGATTTGCAAGCTCTGCAGGGCGAAGGCGGCATGATCGGTGATGCCGCCAAGAACATGGCAGGCACTTGGGAGAAACTCGCCGGCGGCATGGATGCTCGCATGGCGGATGCGCCCGAAGCAGAACGTCAGCACTTGCAAGGCGTCCAGGACGAAGGGAAGCAGTTCGCAGAAAACTGGCGTCAGATTGCTCAACTGATTCAGAACGCTTCGTCGCAAGGCTGAACGCTGGGTGGCAGGGTTTGTGCTTGAACGGCTGAAGCCTGGACTCCAACAGGGACTGATCATTGGAATTGGATGTCGCTGCTGACCGTTGCGCCGCGGTGATCGATGACTTCGATGAACCACGTGTTGGCTTGGGTCGGTGGTTTTGCCGCAGTCACTTCGCTCTCACCAATTGTTGCGGCGATCGTTTCCCACTTTCGTTTGGATCGTGGTCCGTCATCTGTGGTGTAGTTGAGTGCAGCGCTCGTCAGCGGAGACTTGCTGTGCACTGGCATACGAACGATCTCTTCCGTCACCGCGACGTCACCGGTCTTCGGTAGAGGTTCGCCATCGAGGCAATGGGAATCGATGAACAATCCGATCTCCTTTGGTGCCCAACCTGCCGGATGGCTGTGTCGCATGTTGACTTCCATCCGCATCTGCTTTTCGCCGGGAACGACGGCAAAGGATTTCTGATAACTGTCCATCGGATAATGAATGTCGTTGGTGCCATTGACGAACAAGATCGGTACTTTGCAATCGACCAGCGAGCTGGATGGATCGTACGCCGCGATCCACGACTCACGTCGGTCGCCCAACGCGTCGATGGAGGGTTTCTGAACCGATTCGCCTTCGTACAAGAAGCCGCAACCGTAGACGGGCACGGCGGCGCGAAAACGGTGATCCACCGAAGCAACCAAGCACGTCGTGTAGCCTCCCCAACTGATCCCCGTCACGGCAGTTCGATCCTTGATGACATCAGGCAGCGACCTCAGCAGTGTGTGCGCGCGGATCACGCTGGCGACGGCGTGGTAGGGCCAATCATCTGAAATGTCTCCGCCGATACAGTCAAACTTCTGTGGATGTCCCTGCTCGGGGCCTCCGTTGCTCAGTCGTGTGCGGGTGTCTCGTTTGGCGGCTTGGTTTGCGACGGGGACGCCTTGTTCGTCGTAAATCGGGTCGATCGGTCGGCAGCCGGACAAGTCCATCGCGATCGCGGCGTATCCACGTTTGGCCCACAACCAAGCCCACTCGGCGAACGCGGTGCCACCACCGCCGTGGATCAACACGACCCCGGGAAACTTTGCGTTGGGCTCGGCCAGTCCGAGAGTTGCCGGCGACGCGAAAAACGCAAAGACTTCTGAGGGTTGGCCTTGAAAGGGCTCGCTTGTGTAGAGCAACGAGTGGACGGGACCGGATTGTGAAACCCAACGCATCGGAACGTCTTGGCTCAGCCGTTCCAAATCCCACCGAGCGATGCCGATCGGTTCTTGCGCCGTCGCGGCGGTTTGTTCTTGGGCGTTGCTGTGGCCGCAGAGGGCGATCATCACGGCGAGTGCGAGGAGTGCCGTGCGATGAGAGAT from Stieleria varia carries:
- a CDS encoding carboxy terminal-processing peptidase; translated protein: MVFSSVLTSVVVADDLAGVITSVEGTKLGLEIQGDLLPAVGDKCNIYVDVPGVGEASVGTATISQSDDSMVIATINQASGKVLVGQDVSIDSTNPVNRSGKNVPVLIGRSATDAKKAVAAAGLTAKFKVGLPAPVGVQPHTVYEQNPVAGGTMAKGGEMVITIYSDAAMQNRDSAKLPGSVVSTATAESEATTKATPSKPVVEFRNLSGPDAKTVMVVKAAISMLAQHHLSGRPLDDEISRRAFSHMVDGFDPRRLYLFRSDIDEFKRYEYELDSLYRDGDIEFFYTFFRRLTQRVAERAERLPALLNQTHDFDVDESIDTDFLSSPFASSEADLQERWRKYLKYWLLQEIAGGSDIDEARHKIQVRLTSRLNQLVQRSDEDLLEDALSILLSSYDPQSKYISPSSWRDFVIQNEQQLTGIGASLKIVDSDVQVAAIVYGSPSYKHGKLKVGDRIIAVAEGDSGELLDIREKKLADVVQLIRGTPNTVVRLKVIPRGGFETKTYSITRELFDLQTAQSTVLSGELLPDGRDGKVGYIYLGYFYRDVGIKDEKQQLRTSATRDIHKILSDFQSRQVDMIVLDLRTNSGGSLVECIDTTGLFVGQGNVVQVKGRDGQVQQYAGRGSALVPDKPVVILTSARTSSGAEILAGALQDYRRAIIVGDPGTHGSGVVYSLWDLAKETQRDSQNGEMGVTKLASQRFYRPSGDSTQMRGVAADVTAPSMTWSTEQRESSIPYAVEFDKILPASFSPLDFGINEKLLESIQEKSNARQTASPYFQKLTEEIAAYETRKARKTIPLNREAFIAEQRSDRPDEIEVATLPGIPDVRNDGQLQELLNISLDYLARYEFAQAEKAYGTREYSTGIAHYKKAVLANPDYTLAHYKLGWSYGTGPIRDGKQAVVHARRALELDSKKSWGYRLALAVALAQDGDFNAASKELEAAISDAPADQRQRYEYLRQRFQNRQPYPSSASK
- a CDS encoding DUF6985 domain-containing protein; its protein translation is MIERVEIGGLQFVADSQGRCWDAKIPLDGWNEDGSPLQMPIRIEAGSDDYASKIDQPSDAQVAAVEFILGNGKRVSQEILAEAFAYASDYCQDDEWMEESIQSIDDLRDSLESPELLVQIQEVDGMAWYALGASVDWDMEHDFGIAMWKDIVLEVGHADVTFSTPSGLIYRCIDPQREPTRERVLGQLQRECEEMDEQAMAVFWENLPAGIQLATAICIEDHELVKTLTEQGADINAPTGDYPAAIFRAMETQEPDTVKRMIAAGASLKVKNELDMTPLQWAQHMVGMHERGERMRSGDSGAINEMLRELMGGDDDHPLQSIMDDLQALQGEGGMIGDAAKNMAGTWEKLAGGMDARMADAPEAERQHLQGVQDEGKQFAENWRQIAQLIQNASSQG
- a CDS encoding alpha/beta hydrolase family protein is translated as MIHPAISHRTALLALAVMIALCGHSNAQEQTAATAQEPIGIARWDLERLSQDVPMRWVSQSGPVHSLLYTSEPFQGQPSEVFAFFASPATLGLAEPNAKFPGVVLIHGGGGTAFAEWAWLWAKRGYAAIAMDLSGCRPIDPIYDEQGVPVANQAAKRDTRTRLSNGGPEQGHPQKFDCIGGDISDDWPYHAVASVIRAHTLLRSLPDVIKDRTAVTGISWGGYTTCLVASVDHRFRAAVPVYGCGFLYEGESVQKPSIDALGDRRESWIAAYDPSSSLVDCKVPILFVNGTNDIHYPMDSYQKSFAVVPGEKQMRMEVNMRHSHPAGWAPKEIGLFIDSHCLDGEPLPKTGDVAVTEEIVRMPVHSKSPLTSAALNYTTDDGPRSKRKWETIAATIGESEVTAAKPPTQANTWFIEVIDHRGATVSSDIQFQ